The sequence TAGTCTCCTCTTCCTCTATAGGATCAATTGTTTCAAGCGGTGGTTTATATTCTTCAAATACTGAGAATTCTTCCCCTTCAAACTCCATAATAGGAATTTTAGAGTAGGCATCATAGAAGGAAAAGCCTTGATCAAGCGGTACGTAGGGAGAGAAAAACTCACCAGCTAGCTCACCGTTGTTTGCGATATAACCCCGTCCTTTGACCTTGACTCCATTGATTTCATCCAGCTTTTTAAACTCTTTGGTTTTATTAGCATCTCCAAACATCATGTCATATCCTGTTGATTCTAAATGACCGACGGAAAGACGCTTCATAAAGTTATCCCGAAGAGCCGTTTTGATAAATTCTCCATCGGGCCGTTGCATAGCAAAGATGATAAAGACTCCAGCTTGACGGCCTTCTAGAACTAATTGTGAGAGGTATTCCATGAGTTCTGACTGTTGGCTATAGTCACGATCAATCTTTGCCATGAGGGCTGCCCACTCGTCTACCAGGATGAATTTTGGTTTCATGTCATAGTGAGTAAAGTTCTTTCCAGCTTGGAATCTTGGCGAAGTGGACATCCGCTCATAGCGTTTTTCCATGAACTCTACATTCTCTTTAAAACAGTTGATGATATCTTCCTTACTAGTATAAACACGGCCATGAAAGACTGGAATTTTCTTTAATCCAGCTAGATCAGAATTCTTTGGATCACAGATATCAACAAAGCCAATTTTAGCTAGTGCATAGATTATAGTCATGAGAACAACTGTTTTTCCTCCACCTGTTCCACCGCCAATGAGAAGATGAGGTTCTTCAATATAATCCCAAGATACATCTTTCATGAGCTGGAGCTTTGATCCCTTGACTTTTACTTCATCGATGGTGATACGGCTATCAATCCGATTAATAGCAATTTCATACTTGATAAAGCGGTTATCAAAGGTTTTATTGCGAAAGTCTCCGTTAAACATGACTTCAAGCGTAGCTCCAAGGTTTAAAAAGCGATCTTGGAACTTATTGCCCTCCAAAATAAAACTCACTTCAATCTTGTAGCGAGACTGCTTGATATACACTTGAGGCAAGGTGATTTTTTCAATGATCTTGTTTTCACGTCTAACC comes from Streptococcus parasanguinis ATCC 15912 and encodes:
- a CDS encoding FtsK/SpoIIIE domain-containing protein codes for the protein MKLFTYRGKRVRVFHRKLKGITWFIWWFPFLLAISYYSYLHLEELKSHPLPQGYFLGAGLLFSLLLSWFINRVCYRKMLFFQKLNSLRILSRFLLENNLYLVKKVRRENKIIEKITLPQVYIKQSRYKIEVSFILEGNKFQDRFLNLGATLEVMFNGDFRNKTFDNRFIKYEIAINRIDSRITIDEVKVKGSKLQLMKDVSWDYIEEPHLLIGGGTGGGKTVVLMTIIYALAKIGFVDICDPKNSDLAGLKKIPVFHGRVYTSKEDIINCFKENVEFMEKRYERMSTSPRFQAGKNFTHYDMKPKFILVDEWAALMAKIDRDYSQQSELMEYLSQLVLEGRQAGVFIIFAMQRPDGEFIKTALRDNFMKRLSVGHLESTGYDMMFGDANKTKEFKKLDEINGVKVKGRGYIANNGELAGEFFSPYVPLDQGFSFYDAYSKIPIMEFEGEEFSVFEEYKPPLETIDPIEEEETIENEPNKRPLKEFADEQNLKMPTLRKIIYLLTEQGIIFERTVSAILVDPFQEKLLLEILAQFEEGGRRSYPKAVEATIVHHGLGQGQGQA